A DNA window from Paenibacillus sp. HWE-109 contains the following coding sequences:
- a CDS encoding YhcH/YjgK/YiaL family protein encodes MIISNVEHFEAERHLWPAAIQRGIDYILNRKLGEAVLGRYDLEGEKGVLMYANVQESVTRPSLEQVPESHAVYTDIQFLVSGEEKICFYKLHPGAKVVDNKFETHDIAFYESDPAEQETEILLKPGMFAVCFPSDIHRPNCVINESQTIKKIVVKVHKDLL; translated from the coding sequence ATCAGCAATGTGGAGCATTTTGAAGCGGAGCGCCATTTATGGCCTGCGGCCATTCAAAGGGGTATCGACTACATTTTAAATCGCAAGTTAGGTGAGGCAGTGCTTGGGAGATACGATCTCGAAGGTGAGAAAGGTGTCCTGATGTATGCCAATGTGCAAGAGTCTGTTACTCGTCCTTCCTTGGAGCAGGTGCCGGAATCTCATGCCGTCTATACAGATATTCAATTCTTGGTAAGCGGGGAAGAGAAAATTTGTTTCTACAAGCTTCATCCCGGTGCCAAAGTGGTTGATAACAAGTTCGAGACGCACGATATCGCTTTCTATGAATCTGATCCTGCTGAGCAGGAAACAGAAATCTTGTTAAAGCCTGGCATGTTTGCTGTCTGCTTTCCTTCGGATATTCACAGACCGAACTGCGTGATAAATGAAAGCCAAACGATAAAGAAAATCGTGGTTAAGGTTCATAAGGATCTTTTATAG
- a CDS encoding HlyD family secretion protein, with protein sequence MRFIRPMVYSAMAVVIGTSAFLLTSKQAVSQTDAVNQLHPTAYIETNEVSASFKVGGRVTEILVKEGDSVKKGQVLARLQSTEIEAKVQQAKAAVALAQGKIAEAEGATATAEAKKQQGIAGVNVTVDTAEQQIAQAQAAVSAAQAKVDGLHNGARPEEKKQAEIQFQAASEVYAIAEQNLNRMNAMLAQGLVAQADVDKVKVSFEEAKTKRDLAQQQLNMANQGPREEEIRGAEALLAQAQATLKLAEANRGTVQVRQGDVAAADAAVQQAQGAIKSAQSGELQAKAAQLEAETYLSYTDLVAPTDGVVLYQSAQVGELVGSGFPVFSVESTEQRWAKFYMPETSVAGLKVGNKINMTMLSTGEKVEGTVTTVAAAPDFAIKKATQTSGETDIRSFGIKIELNQLPDTATTGMTLQWIGKTEG encoded by the coding sequence ATGCGATTTATTCGACCAATGGTTTATTCGGCGATGGCAGTTGTCATCGGAACGAGTGCATTTCTTTTAACATCCAAACAGGCAGTCAGCCAAACAGATGCTGTTAATCAACTGCATCCAACTGCTTATATTGAAACGAATGAAGTGAGCGCCAGCTTCAAGGTAGGCGGAAGAGTGACTGAAATTTTGGTCAAAGAAGGCGACAGCGTGAAGAAGGGGCAAGTACTTGCCCGTTTGCAAAGCACAGAGATCGAAGCCAAAGTGCAGCAGGCCAAGGCCGCGGTTGCGCTAGCGCAGGGGAAAATCGCCGAAGCAGAGGGCGCGACAGCGACTGCGGAAGCGAAGAAGCAGCAGGGCATCGCCGGCGTGAATGTCACCGTGGATACCGCTGAACAGCAAATCGCGCAAGCGCAGGCTGCTGTCAGTGCGGCACAAGCCAAGGTCGACGGACTTCACAACGGGGCGCGTCCGGAAGAGAAGAAGCAAGCGGAGATTCAGTTCCAGGCAGCATCGGAGGTTTATGCCATTGCTGAACAGAACCTGAATCGGATGAATGCGATGCTCGCACAAGGTCTCGTCGCACAAGCGGACGTGGACAAAGTGAAGGTGAGCTTCGAGGAAGCGAAGACGAAGCGGGACTTGGCCCAGCAGCAGCTGAACATGGCCAATCAAGGACCGCGCGAAGAAGAGATTCGCGGAGCGGAAGCCCTGCTCGCCCAAGCGCAGGCTACGCTCAAGCTTGCAGAAGCGAACCGTGGCACGGTGCAGGTTCGCCAAGGCGATGTTGCCGCAGCGGATGCGGCGGTGCAGCAAGCCCAGGGCGCGATTAAATCCGCGCAATCCGGTGAACTGCAAGCGAAGGCTGCTCAGTTGGAAGCCGAGACGTACCTCAGCTACACAGATCTGGTTGCTCCAACAGACGGTGTTGTACTGTACCAATCTGCTCAAGTCGGCGAGCTTGTTGGCTCTGGGTTCCCTGTGTTCTCGGTGGAGTCGACTGAGCAGCGCTGGGCTAAGTTCTACATGCCGGAGACTTCCGTTGCTGGCCTTAAAGTTGGCAACAAAATCAACATGACCATGCTGTCGACAGGCGAGAAAGTGGAGGGTACCGTTACAACCGTAGCGGCAGCACCTGATTTTGCCATAAAGAAAGCTACGCAAACCTCAGGTGAGACGGACATCCGTTCGTTTGGGATCAAAATCGAATTAAACCAACTGCCAGACACAGCAACAACCGGGATGACGCTGCAATGGATCGGTAAAACGGAAGGATGA
- a CDS encoding ABC transporter permease yields MDLRIGKLITEEWMHILKDRRLFLILFFVPIMYTVLFGSIYVHHKVTEMATVVIDEDQSPLSRQVIQAFEQSETFQIKKEYHSEEEVKRALETGEAKVGLIIPSNFEAKLKHGESLPLLTLIDGSNMMISNSATKGANEVITTFSMGYSQKKLQLQQGLQNEQVMNTLSPIPYRYRIMYNSTFNYSDFMLYGLVGAILQQVLFLGIALTITREKDAGTWQRFEAWKRNPWRIAYAKTAPYFLINLFNTSVTFVIALYAFGAPMSGSLLVGLAIILSFTFAVSGIGYLISLFSSNQLGATQTAMLIAVPSFMLSGFTWPFEAMPKALQVFGHMLPLTYFLDGVRNVFVKGNDFAVIRHDCLSLILTGAITYFAAMLLTRFVVFSKKKEKDAAISTKPTQPALTNGSNISA; encoded by the coding sequence ATGGATCTTCGGATTGGCAAGCTGATTACAGAAGAATGGATGCACATTCTGAAGGACCGACGTCTTTTTCTGATCTTGTTCTTCGTTCCGATCATGTACACCGTGCTGTTTGGCTCGATATATGTCCATCACAAAGTAACCGAAATGGCTACTGTCGTGATTGATGAAGACCAAAGTCCGCTAAGTCGTCAAGTGATTCAAGCCTTCGAGCAGAGTGAAACATTCCAGATTAAGAAGGAATATCATTCGGAGGAAGAAGTGAAGCGGGCGCTGGAAACGGGAGAAGCCAAAGTAGGCTTAATTATCCCGTCCAATTTCGAAGCGAAGCTCAAGCATGGCGAATCCCTGCCGCTGCTTACGCTGATCGATGGCAGCAACATGATGATTTCGAACTCAGCGACCAAAGGCGCGAACGAAGTAATCACAACATTCAGCATGGGGTACTCCCAGAAGAAATTACAGCTTCAGCAAGGACTTCAGAATGAGCAAGTGATGAACACCCTGTCCCCGATTCCATATCGCTATCGGATTATGTACAATTCAACTTTTAACTATAGTGATTTTATGCTCTATGGTTTGGTTGGAGCGATTTTGCAGCAAGTTTTGTTCTTAGGCATAGCGTTGACAATCACCAGGGAAAAAGATGCCGGAACGTGGCAGCGGTTCGAAGCTTGGAAACGGAATCCATGGCGCATCGCCTATGCGAAAACCGCACCCTATTTCTTGATTAATCTATTTAACACATCGGTGACGTTCGTCATTGCTCTGTATGCGTTCGGCGCGCCAATGAGCGGCAGCCTGCTGGTCGGCTTGGCGATTATTCTCAGCTTTACCTTCGCCGTCAGCGGGATCGGTTATTTGATCAGCTTATTCTCTTCGAACCAGCTGGGGGCGACACAGACGGCGATGTTAATTGCTGTTCCGTCCTTTATGCTTTCGGGTTTCACATGGCCGTTTGAGGCTATGCCCAAAGCGCTTCAAGTGTTCGGTCATATGCTTCCGCTCACGTATTTCCTGGACGGCGTTCGTAATGTTTTCGTCAAAGGCAATGATTTTGCCGTCATTAGGCACGATTGCCTGTCACTTATTTTAACTGGAGCCATCACCTATTTTGCAGCCATGTTGTTAACGCGCTTTGTGGTCTTTTCCAAAAAGAAAGAGAAGGATGCCGCCATCAGTACGAAGCCCACACAACCTGCGCTGACCAACGGATCGAACATATCGGCATAA
- the gatC gene encoding Asp-tRNA(Asn)/Glu-tRNA(Gln) amidotransferase subunit GatC, which translates to MSITKTDVDHVAKLARLDLSDTEKELFTEQLNAILKYAEQLNGLNTEGVVPTSHAMPMVNVMREDVTAPSLPIEKVLLNAPDHEDGQFKVPAVLE; encoded by the coding sequence TTGAGCATAACCAAAACAGATGTCGATCACGTCGCGAAGTTGGCTAGACTCGATTTAAGTGATACGGAGAAAGAGCTATTTACGGAACAGTTGAATGCGATTTTAAAATATGCCGAACAGTTGAATGGACTGAATACGGAAGGTGTCGTTCCGACAAGTCATGCGATGCCCATGGTGAACGTCATGCGTGAAGATGTCACGGCGCCATCGCTGCCGATTGAGAAGGTTTTACTGAACGCCCCCGATCATGAAGACGGGCAATTCAAAGTTCCGGCTGTTTTAGAATAG
- a CDS encoding MATE family efflux transporter — protein sequence MSGTAAQKVRPSLTEGPIAKTLFLFSLPILFGNVLQTLNGSINAIWIGKYLGEGGLAATSNANLIMFFLISAIFGFAMAAVIMIGQNLGAKKVDEAKKVVGTSAVFFFTLSLIVALVGLLFSSTILDWMNTPADVKDLAVTYTRIIFAGVPFMFGFNLIMAILRGSGDAKTPFYFLLLSAILDVILNPLLIEGMGPFPKMGIAGSAVATFIAQLISFVMLLLYLYQKKYFLRITKTDTHLLRLNLSIIRALFQKGLPMGLNMVVVSLSNLILIHLVNSFGSESTAAFGVATQISSYVQMPAMAIGGAVTSMAAQNIGAGKWDRVTRITWSGVGMNIIMTGIIVVFLHLFNRQVVGLFLPTDGKAIDIGVHINNITLWSFVIFGIFNVVAGVVRSAGAVIFPLIVSFIALLIVRIPLATVLAHSYGFDVIWWSFPISFTVAVILNVLYYQFGNWRKARMMPSKA from the coding sequence ATGAGTGGAACTGCCGCACAAAAGGTTCGGCCTTCGTTAACGGAAGGTCCGATTGCCAAAACCCTGTTTTTATTTTCACTGCCTATCCTGTTCGGCAACGTCCTGCAGACCCTAAATGGATCCATCAATGCTATTTGGATAGGCAAGTACTTAGGTGAAGGCGGACTAGCCGCTACCTCCAATGCGAACCTGATCATGTTCTTTCTGATCAGTGCGATATTCGGATTCGCGATGGCCGCGGTCATTATGATTGGCCAGAACCTCGGCGCCAAAAAGGTCGATGAAGCGAAGAAAGTCGTCGGGACCAGCGCCGTCTTCTTCTTTACTTTATCCTTGATCGTCGCCTTGGTAGGACTGCTGTTCTCCTCCACAATTCTCGATTGGATGAATACACCTGCCGATGTGAAGGATCTTGCAGTAACCTACACACGCATTATCTTTGCAGGTGTTCCGTTTATGTTTGGGTTCAACCTCATTATGGCGATTTTGCGCGGCTCCGGGGATGCCAAAACGCCCTTTTATTTCTTACTGCTCTCCGCCATCTTGGACGTTATTCTCAATCCACTGCTGATTGAAGGCATGGGTCCATTTCCCAAAATGGGCATCGCCGGCTCAGCCGTCGCGACATTTATCGCCCAGCTTATCAGCTTCGTTATGCTGCTGTTGTACTTGTATCAAAAGAAATATTTTCTGCGAATCACGAAAACAGACACACACTTGCTTCGCTTGAACTTGTCCATTATTCGTGCGTTATTTCAAAAAGGATTGCCCATGGGGTTGAATATGGTTGTAGTCTCACTAAGCAACCTGATTCTCATTCATTTAGTTAACTCCTTCGGCTCGGAATCAACGGCTGCGTTCGGTGTCGCAACCCAAATCTCCAGCTATGTGCAAATGCCCGCTATGGCGATTGGCGGTGCTGTCACCTCCATGGCCGCGCAAAACATCGGTGCTGGCAAATGGGATCGAGTAACCCGCATCACATGGTCTGGCGTTGGCATGAATATCATCATGACAGGGATTATCGTCGTCTTCCTTCATCTGTTCAACCGTCAGGTCGTAGGGCTCTTCCTTCCTACAGATGGCAAAGCGATAGACATCGGCGTTCACATCAACAATATTACGCTCTGGTCATTCGTAATTTTCGGTATTTTCAACGTCGTTGCGGGCGTAGTCCGTTCCGCAGGCGCGGTGATATTCCCGCTGATCGTGTCTTTCATAGCGCTGTTGATTGTGCGTATCCCGCTTGCCACAGTCTTGGCACACTCGTACGGATTCGATGTGATTTGGTGGAGTTTCCCGATCAGCTTCACGGTAGCCGTCATTCTGAATGTACTATACTATCAATTCGGCAACTGGCGTAAAGCGAGAATGATGCCGAGCAAAGCATAA
- a CDS encoding TolC family protein, which produces MKKTLISLSAALLLLSSTQAISYADTVQDPNQNVYVNVDVLDTVSAIDLTYVLDKALKDSHNLALLTLKYAAQGSKKADLESQMDTMGSASFTPGHLPSTVAEVTNTGNPLLPNLTDPIDIAWTVTQNNVMNQMMQGMGALAGGMNTIISAQRAQMKTAAHQLGTDQRNSLLQTDEAKAGIRLQTIAQYVQLLGQKKQLDFMNDYTAVMEKDLLRATLFAQQGLASADDVQTVQKAINKQKDDIATLLNNYRLGLVQLSTDIGISYDPNLVIQDIPNISLDPITETDTTSLLKTSYQMKSSGNNMDEAVWETGHTVTQNTYGDTYLGVNLAINGQKNEQTKLELTKKIQTTYHDATNAYQAVLTEQRNVTDIQADLAKMKFRYDVGVLAKHDLNKFQLKVQQNETTLTAAKLKYYVLKEKAKAMDTGFIQ; this is translated from the coding sequence TTGAAAAAAACGCTCATCAGCTTATCAGCAGCCCTGTTACTCCTTTCCAGCACGCAAGCCATTAGCTATGCGGACACGGTGCAAGACCCTAATCAAAATGTCTATGTGAATGTGGATGTCCTGGATACTGTGTCTGCCATCGACTTAACGTATGTCCTGGATAAAGCTTTGAAAGATTCCCACAATCTAGCGCTGCTTACATTGAAATATGCCGCCCAAGGCAGCAAAAAAGCCGACCTGGAATCACAAATGGACACGATGGGTTCGGCCTCTTTTACACCGGGTCATTTGCCGAGTACAGTGGCAGAGGTTACGAATACGGGAAATCCGCTCTTGCCGAATTTGACAGATCCAATCGATATTGCCTGGACCGTGACGCAGAATAATGTCATGAACCAGATGATGCAGGGAATGGGCGCCCTGGCCGGCGGGATGAACACGATCATTTCTGCGCAGCGGGCGCAAATGAAGACAGCAGCGCATCAGCTGGGGACTGATCAACGGAACTCACTGCTGCAAACGGATGAGGCCAAGGCGGGAATTCGCCTTCAGACGATTGCGCAATATGTGCAATTGCTAGGTCAGAAAAAGCAACTGGATTTTATGAACGACTATACTGCGGTTATGGAAAAAGATTTGCTTCGGGCAACGCTCTTTGCCCAGCAAGGCTTGGCATCAGCAGATGATGTGCAAACCGTCCAAAAGGCCATTAATAAGCAAAAGGACGATATAGCAACACTGCTTAACAACTATCGTTTGGGACTTGTTCAGCTATCTACAGATATTGGAATTTCCTATGATCCTAATCTGGTCATCCAAGATATCCCTAACATTTCACTTGACCCGATCACGGAAACGGATACGACCAGCCTGCTCAAAACGTCCTACCAAATGAAATCTTCCGGCAATAACATGGATGAAGCCGTTTGGGAGACGGGGCATACAGTCACTCAGAATACTTACGGAGACACGTATTTAGGTGTTAATTTGGCAATCAACGGGCAGAAGAACGAGCAAACAAAGCTCGAATTAACGAAGAAAATTCAAACGACCTATCATGATGCCACAAATGCCTATCAAGCCGTTCTTACCGAGCAGCGAAACGTAACGGATATTCAGGCTGATCTGGCGAAAATGAAATTCCGTTATGACGTCGGCGTTCTCGCCAAGCATGATCTGAATAAATTTCAGCTGAAAGTTCAGCAGAATGAAACGACCTTAACAGCTGCCAAGCTGAAATATTACGTGTTAAAAGAAAAAGCCAAGGCGATGGACACAGGCTTTATTCAATAG
- a CDS encoding ATPase has translation MLRLGEKIIVIADSLEQNLPIGGYGYIIAYDRNNDNIFDYVVRVPKDNKHYYVPASDIELEEVILHQEADLVEREALIDFALATKNEELFRRIMNGDPSEESDIERDKEVQSTEDFIKQIGLKAWI, from the coding sequence ATGCTACGTCTTGGTGAGAAAATTATCGTTATTGCCGATAGTTTAGAACAAAATCTGCCGATCGGCGGATATGGATATATTATTGCTTACGACAGAAATAACGATAATATCTTCGATTACGTTGTTCGTGTTCCCAAAGATAATAAACACTATTATGTACCTGCTTCGGATATTGAGCTTGAAGAAGTGATTCTTCATCAGGAAGCCGACCTTGTCGAGCGGGAAGCATTGATAGATTTCGCATTAGCCACGAAAAATGAGGAGTTGTTTCGGAGAATTATGAACGGCGACCCTAGTGAAGAGTCAGATATTGAACGAGATAAAGAAGTTCAGTCCACCGAAGATTTCATTAAGCAAATCGGCCTGAAGGCGTGGATCTAA
- a CDS encoding galactose-binding domain-containing protein: MSIRKISWKSKHVLICTLIAIILLTQFVAYGQSSAATNLASGKAATASGYNQTYVAGNVTDSNQATYWESANNAFPQWIRVDLASASTVTQLVLKLPTSNWGSRTQTLSVLGSTDDVNYTTIQASQTYTFDANSANTVTINLTSSTARYIKLNFTANSAWPAAQLSELEVYGTTASTPTPTATPTATPTTTPTPTPTATPTATPTPTPGNGTNLALGKTISGSSSIFTFIPTNANDGSVTTYWEGNANSYPNTLAVSLGANANVTSIVLKLNPDSAWATRTQTIQVLGHDQYSANFTNLVAAAVYTFNPANGNTVTIPVTATVSDVQLKITTNSGSTGGQIAEFQVIGTPAPNPDLSITATTWTPGSPIETDAITLTSTVQNIGTAGSAATNVNFYLGTTAVGSAPVGALAAGASANVSVNIGAKDAGTYTVTSKVDEANAVIEQNEANNSFTSASSLTVNQVSSSDLIASSISWSPSNPSAGNTVSFSAAIKNQGIAASASGAHTVTLTLTDATTNAVVKTATGTYSGVIASGATTSVINLGTWTAVNGKYNLKIQVAVDGNELAVKQANNLTTQSFFVGRGANMPYDMYEAEDGVIGGGAAIVGPNRTIGDLAGEASGRKAVTLNTTGSYVQFTTKASTNTLVTRFSIPDAAGGDGQSNTLNIYVNGVFTKAINLTSKYAWLYGSETSPGNSPGSGAPRHIYDEANIMFDTTIPAGSTIKLQKDAANTTNYAIDFINLEQVAPIANPDPAKYVTPAGFTHQDVQNALNQVRMDTTGNLVGVYLPTGNYETSNKFQVYGKSIKVIGAGPWYTRFIAPQGQSNTDIGFSVTSTANGSTFANFAYFGNYTSRIDGPGKVFDLSNVGNMTIDNIWVEHQVCFFWGANTDYMTIKNSRIRDTFADGVNMTNGSTNNLVTNIEARSTGDDSFALFSAIDAGGADEKDNIFENLTSLLTWRAAGLAVYGGYGNTFRNIYIADTLCYSGITISSLDFGYPMNGFGASPTTNLQNISIVRAGGHFWGSQTFPAIWVFSASKVFQGIRVSDVDIIDPTYHGIMFQTNYSGSTPQNPVTDTIFTNVSISGAQKSGDAFDAKSGVAIWANDMPEAGQGPAVGSAVFNHLTLTNNVTNIKNTTSTFTITVNP, encoded by the coding sequence ATGTCAATCCGCAAAATTTCATGGAAAAGCAAACATGTACTTATTTGTACGCTAATCGCAATTATTCTCTTAACGCAATTCGTTGCTTACGGTCAGTCTTCAGCAGCCACGAACTTGGCTTCAGGCAAAGCCGCTACGGCAAGCGGATACAATCAAACGTATGTAGCCGGAAATGTGACGGATAGCAATCAGGCGACTTATTGGGAAAGCGCTAATAACGCCTTTCCACAATGGATTCGCGTTGATTTGGCAAGTGCAAGCACGGTAACCCAGCTTGTTTTGAAGCTTCCAACTTCCAATTGGGGATCGCGGACACAAACCCTCTCCGTTTTGGGCAGTACAGACGATGTGAACTATACAACTATTCAAGCTTCACAAACGTATACTTTCGATGCGAACAGCGCAAATACGGTGACGATTAATTTGACTAGTTCGACGGCTCGCTATATTAAGTTAAACTTTACGGCGAACTCCGCTTGGCCTGCGGCACAATTGTCTGAACTCGAAGTGTATGGAACAACAGCTTCTACTCCGACACCGACAGCTACGCCAACTGCGACACCTACGACGACACCAACTCCGACACCAACTGCAACACCAACTGCAACACCAACGCCTACACCGGGAAATGGCACTAACTTGGCTCTCGGCAAAACGATTAGCGGATCGTCCTCCATCTTTACTTTCATACCAACGAATGCCAATGACGGCAGTGTCACAACTTACTGGGAAGGAAATGCGAACAGTTATCCGAATACGCTGGCTGTAAGTTTAGGAGCGAATGCGAATGTCACTTCCATCGTTTTAAAATTAAATCCGGATTCGGCTTGGGCGACACGGACACAAACGATCCAAGTGCTTGGACACGATCAGTATTCGGCGAATTTTACGAACTTAGTGGCTGCTGCCGTATATACGTTTAATCCAGCCAACGGCAATACAGTGACGATTCCAGTCACAGCTACTGTCAGTGATGTACAATTGAAGATCACGACGAATTCCGGTTCAACAGGCGGACAAATTGCTGAATTTCAAGTTATCGGCACACCAGCGCCTAACCCTGATTTAAGTATTACAGCTACGACGTGGACACCGGGTTCTCCCATTGAAACCGACGCGATTACTTTAACCTCGACCGTCCAAAATATCGGTACAGCGGGCTCGGCAGCGACAAACGTGAATTTCTACTTAGGAACGACAGCGGTCGGTTCAGCGCCAGTTGGCGCATTAGCAGCGGGAGCATCGGCGAATGTCTCCGTGAACATTGGCGCCAAGGATGCCGGAACGTATACCGTGACATCCAAGGTAGATGAAGCCAATGCCGTGATCGAACAGAATGAAGCGAACAATAGCTTCACGAGCGCTTCGTCCTTGACTGTCAATCAAGTTTCCAGCTCTGATCTCATCGCTTCTTCAATAAGCTGGTCCCCTAGCAACCCATCTGCGGGCAACACGGTCAGCTTCTCGGCAGCGATTAAGAATCAAGGAATCGCAGCCTCTGCAAGCGGAGCCCACACAGTAACCTTAACGCTTACGGACGCCACGACCAACGCAGTTGTCAAAACAGCAACGGGCACCTACAGTGGTGTGATTGCTAGCGGCGCAACGACAAGCGTCATAAACCTGGGTACATGGACAGCTGTGAACGGGAAATACAATCTCAAGATTCAAGTTGCTGTTGATGGCAACGAGTTGGCCGTGAAACAAGCCAATAACCTTACGACCCAATCCTTTTTCGTCGGACGCGGGGCTAATATGCCTTATGATATGTACGAAGCCGAAGATGGCGTCATTGGCGGAGGTGCGGCCATTGTTGGTCCGAACCGTACGATCGGCGACTTGGCTGGTGAAGCTTCAGGCCGCAAAGCGGTCACGCTGAATACAACTGGCAGCTATGTGCAATTCACTACAAAAGCGAGTACCAATACGCTAGTTACACGCTTCTCCATACCGGATGCAGCGGGCGGTGATGGCCAATCGAACACATTGAATATTTATGTGAACGGTGTGTTCACCAAAGCGATCAACCTAACATCCAAGTATGCCTGGTTGTATGGCTCCGAAACATCGCCTGGCAATTCACCTGGCAGCGGAGCACCGCGACATATTTACGATGAGGCGAATATCATGTTTGATACCACGATCCCGGCTGGCAGTACCATCAAGCTGCAGAAGGATGCGGCGAATACAACCAATTATGCCATCGACTTTATCAATCTGGAACAGGTAGCGCCGATTGCTAACCCAGATCCGGCTAAGTATGTCACACCTGCAGGCTTCACCCACCAGGATGTGCAAAATGCTTTGAACCAAGTCCGCATGGACACAACAGGCAATTTGGTTGGGGTTTATCTGCCAACAGGCAACTATGAAACGTCCAATAAATTTCAAGTATATGGAAAATCTATTAAAGTCATTGGCGCAGGCCCATGGTATACGCGATTTATCGCGCCGCAGGGGCAATCCAATACCGACATTGGCTTCTCTGTAACATCGACAGCGAATGGATCAACGTTTGCCAACTTTGCTTACTTTGGCAATTACACTTCGCGGATTGATGGCCCTGGCAAAGTATTTGATCTGTCCAATGTTGGCAACATGACGATCGACAACATTTGGGTTGAGCATCAAGTATGCTTCTTCTGGGGGGCCAACACCGACTACATGACAATCAAAAACTCGCGGATTCGCGATACGTTCGCAGATGGTGTAAACATGACGAATGGAAGCACCAATAATCTCGTTACCAACATCGAAGCACGTTCCACGGGCGATGACAGCTTTGCCTTATTCTCGGCGATTGATGCTGGCGGGGCTGACGAGAAGGATAATATTTTCGAAAATCTAACGTCACTGCTTACTTGGCGCGCAGCCGGTCTTGCCGTCTATGGCGGCTATGGCAATACGTTCCGAAACATTTATATTGCCGATACGTTGTGCTACTCAGGCATCACGATCAGCTCGTTGGATTTCGGTTATCCAATGAACGGATTCGGCGCTTCGCCAACAACCAATTTACAAAATATTTCGATCGTGCGCGCTGGCGGCCACTTCTGGGGTTCACAAACGTTCCCGGCGATCTGGGTATTCTCAGCGTCCAAGGTATTCCAAGGCATTCGCGTAAGCGACGTGGATATCATTGATCCTACTTATCACGGCATCATGTTCCAGACGAATTACAGTGGAAGCACGCCGCAAAATCCAGTGACAGATACGATATTTACGAATGTTTCAATCTCAGGCGCTCAAAAGAGCGGGGATGCTTTCGATGCCAAATCCGGGGTTGCCATCTGGGCTAACGATATGCCGGAAGCGGGGCAAGGTCCTGCTGTAGGCTCAGCGGTATTCAACCATTTGACGCTAACGAACAATGTGACGAATATTAAGAATACAACATCGACGTTCACCATTACTGTTAACCCGTAA
- a CDS encoding DUF3817 domain-containing protein yields MLQRSLNLLRYVGWAEGTSFLVLLLIAMPLKYFFHTPQAVLFVGMAHGALFVLYLLSLAWVTFLHRWSMLRVLLAFLAAFIPFGPFLFDRRIRK; encoded by the coding sequence ATGTTACAACGATCATTAAATCTACTACGCTATGTTGGATGGGCGGAAGGAACATCCTTCCTTGTTTTGCTGCTCATTGCCATGCCGCTCAAATACTTCTTCCATACACCGCAAGCCGTCCTCTTCGTCGGGATGGCCCACGGCGCTTTATTCGTCCTGTATCTGCTGTCTCTCGCATGGGTAACCTTCCTTCATCGCTGGTCCATGCTGCGCGTGCTGCTTGCTTTTCTTGCCGCATTCATCCCATTCGGCCCTTTCTTGTTCGATCGTCGCATTCGAAAATAG
- a CDS encoding TetR/AcrR family transcriptional regulator, which produces MDPKKILIMESAKKSFALFGYKGTTMDQIAKIAGVGKATIYTFFANKEELLHEIIQSLIAEMKAVAEKAIVEGETTFEKIHGALYGILVFRKEHELLIQLAHEVQQFGSPITLDAMASIETEVIQFMTEHMQRAIHNGSMKNCDPKMTAFILFKLYVALVFDWEKQNEPLTDEKILNLLQIYFGNFILS; this is translated from the coding sequence ATGGATCCTAAGAAAATTCTGATTATGGAATCAGCGAAGAAATCTTTTGCGCTTTTTGGATACAAAGGCACGACGATGGATCAAATTGCTAAAATTGCGGGCGTCGGTAAAGCGACGATTTATACGTTTTTTGCCAATAAAGAAGAACTTCTTCATGAAATTATTCAGTCTTTGATTGCCGAGATGAAAGCTGTTGCGGAGAAAGCGATTGTTGAAGGAGAGACGACCTTTGAGAAAATTCATGGAGCGCTTTACGGCATCCTCGTTTTTCGCAAAGAACATGAACTGCTTATTCAACTAGCCCATGAGGTTCAGCAATTCGGCAGTCCGATCACGCTGGACGCGATGGCAAGTATTGAGACTGAAGTCATACAGTTCATGACGGAGCATATGCAGCGCGCCATACATAACGGTTCGATGAAAAACTGTGATCCGAAGATGACGGCTTTCATTTTATTCAAGTTGTACGTGGCTTTGGTTTTTGACTGGGAAAAGCAGAACGAGCCATTAACCGATGAGAAAATTTTGAATCTGCTGCAAATTTATTTTGGTAATTTCATTCTTTCTTAG